The Chryseobacterium geocarposphaerae genome window below encodes:
- a CDS encoding sensor histidine kinase has translation MKKKSIFSRFNNWFIFSLMTLVVVSIVIASTLVVNYLKKEEVKRVDILVNAIKFQQEVTTPSLEVQELLLTIYSSNTTIPLIILDNNDQLIEYKNLPKEINDKPNEIIALAKRMEKKYPAIEIKILHGNNQFVYYDNSRILNNLQYFPFLLGLFVLSYFLFSFWFLRTIKKTDEGYLWAGLAKETAHQIGTPLSSMIGWMEIMKLENPESEGVHEIEKDIERLRTISERFSKIGSVPELNDKNLNETIQENYDYLKTRISKKINFTLHQPTYTILVPHNKILMSWVIENLVKNAVDAMKGQGNLLMTVFERNKNIIVEVKDDGSGMTKQQARNAFKPGYSTKKRGWGLGLSLAKRVIQEYHNGDIKIVQTEVGKGTTFRITIRKTEGEKV, from the coding sequence TTGAAAAAGAAATCCATATTTTCCAGATTCAACAACTGGTTTATTTTTTCTCTTATGACGCTGGTCGTTGTGTCTATCGTTATAGCATCAACGTTGGTCGTTAATTATTTAAAGAAAGAAGAAGTAAAAAGGGTTGATATTTTGGTGAATGCTATCAAATTTCAACAGGAAGTAACCACTCCCAGTCTGGAGGTTCAGGAATTGCTTTTGACGATCTACAGCTCCAATACGACAATTCCGCTCATTATTTTGGATAATAATGACCAGCTTATAGAATACAAGAATTTACCTAAAGAGATCAATGATAAGCCTAACGAAATTATTGCTTTAGCTAAAAGAATGGAGAAAAAATATCCGGCCATTGAAATAAAAATTTTGCACGGAAATAATCAGTTTGTGTATTATGATAATTCAAGAATTCTTAATAATCTTCAGTATTTTCCTTTTCTATTAGGACTGTTTGTGCTGTCTTACTTCTTATTTTCTTTTTGGTTTCTGAGAACCATTAAGAAAACTGATGAAGGGTATCTTTGGGCTGGATTGGCAAAAGAAACGGCACATCAGATTGGGACGCCTCTTTCTTCAATGATTGGATGGATGGAAATTATGAAGCTCGAAAATCCTGAGTCTGAAGGTGTACACGAGATTGAAAAAGATATTGAACGCTTACGTACCATTTCGGAAAGATTTTCTAAAATAGGTTCTGTTCCGGAGCTTAATGATAAAAACTTGAATGAAACCATTCAGGAGAACTATGATTATCTGAAAACGAGGATTTCAAAGAAAATCAATTTTACGTTACATCAGCCTACTTATACTATTTTGGTTCCGCACAATAAAATACTGATGAGCTGGGTGATTGAGAATCTGGTGAAAAACGCGGTAGATGCAATGAAAGGACAAGGAAATTTGCTCATGACTGTTTTTGAAAGAAATAAGAATATTATCGTTGAAGTAAAAGACGACGGAAGCGGAATGACGAAGCAACAGGCGAGAAATGCCTTTAAGCCAGGATATTCGACTAAAAAACGAGGTTGGGGATTAGGATTGTCATTAGCTAAAAGAGTGATTCAGGAATATCACAACGGAGATATTAAAATTGTTCAGACAGAAGTGGGAAAGGGAACTACGTTCAGAATTACGATCAGAAAAACTGAAGGGGAAAAAGTTTAA
- the dacB gene encoding D-alanyl-D-alanine carboxypeptidase/D-alanyl-D-alanine endopeptidase, with the protein MKKTFAVLTLSTQIIFAQNISEKLDAAAKNLMNSSGAIASNLSFYVSDEEGKLIYEYQGNKGLSTASTQKIFTAAAALETLGKDYTYKTTSSYSGNISGGNLNGNLFISSNGDPTLGSWRYESFKPENFKKKLIEAIKNAGITKISGDLVIDDSYFDHQTIPGGWPWDDLGNYYGAGVWSVNWRENQFDVNINGTDFKNFSYPLAGIKWLNDLKTGGDSDQSLVFTAPYSDVALINGTLPAGKVTTVSGSVPNPPLQLGTEVKQWLKESGIDFSGKVITNSQLEIEGKAILSSPKNNIILTYQSPTLDKIVYWFLRKSVNMYGETLVKTLGKEKKGDSSFKSGVAYLKEFWKSKGINGNMINFADGSGLSPQNYVSAKAEVQALLYTKKQPWFDAYYDGFPVQDNGLKMKSGTMKDTKSFAGFHMAKDGKKYVFSIIINNYQGSGSTELQKILNVLK; encoded by the coding sequence ATGAAAAAAACATTTGCAGTTCTTACTTTATCAACACAAATTATTTTTGCTCAAAATATATCAGAGAAATTGGATGCAGCTGCAAAGAATCTGATGAATTCTTCCGGAGCAATTGCTTCCAATCTGTCATTTTATGTATCGGATGAAGAAGGGAAACTCATTTATGAATATCAGGGAAATAAAGGCCTTTCTACGGCTTCTACCCAGAAAATATTTACAGCAGCTGCAGCTTTGGAAACATTAGGCAAAGATTACACCTATAAAACGACTTCGAGCTATTCAGGAAATATTTCAGGCGGTAATCTGAATGGAAATCTCTTTATCAGTTCTAATGGAGATCCTACCTTAGGAAGCTGGAGATATGAATCTTTTAAACCCGAAAACTTTAAAAAGAAACTGATTGAAGCTATAAAAAATGCCGGAATTACAAAAATTTCAGGAGATTTGGTTATTGATGATTCTTATTTTGACCATCAGACGATTCCCGGAGGCTGGCCTTGGGATGATCTTGGGAATTATTACGGAGCCGGAGTATGGAGTGTGAACTGGAGAGAAAATCAGTTCGATGTGAATATCAATGGAACAGATTTTAAGAACTTCTCTTATCCTTTGGCCGGAATAAAGTGGCTGAATGATCTGAAAACCGGAGGGGATTCTGACCAGAGTCTGGTGTTTACAGCGCCTTATTCCGATGTCGCTTTAATCAATGGGACTTTACCTGCAGGAAAAGTTACAACCGTTTCGGGCTCAGTACCGAATCCGCCTTTGCAGTTAGGAACAGAAGTAAAGCAATGGCTAAAAGAGTCGGGAATTGATTTTTCAGGAAAAGTAATTACCAATTCTCAGCTTGAAATTGAAGGAAAAGCAATACTATCTTCACCTAAAAATAATATTATTCTTACTTATCAATCACCTACATTAGATAAAATAGTGTATTGGTTTCTGAGAAAAAGTGTGAATATGTATGGTGAAACTTTAGTTAAAACATTAGGAAAAGAGAAAAAGGGTGATTCCAGCTTTAAAAGCGGAGTTGCCTATCTAAAGGAATTCTGGAAATCAAAGGGGATTAACGGAAATATGATCAATTTTGCCGATGGAAGCGGACTTTCTCCTCAAAATTATGTTTCTGCAAAAGCCGAAGTTCAGGCATTATTGTATACTAAAAAGCAACCTTGGTTTGATGCTTATTATGATGGTTTTCCGGTTCAGGATAATGGCCTTAAAATGAAAAGCGGAACGATGAAAGATACCAAATCTTTTGCGGGTTTTCATATGGCTAAAGATGGAAAAAAATATGTATTTTCGATTATCATCAACAATTATCAGGGAAGCGGAAGTACAGAGCTTCAAAAAATCCTGAATGTTTTAAAATAG
- the pepE gene encoding dipeptidase PepE: MNIILASTSTLFGGEYLEYLREELIQLYSGIDEIVFIPFARPSGISHNDYTAKARSFFETINIKVKGLHEFENKIEALNNAQGYFTGGGNTFLLVKTLHEEGIMSVLKQNIENGKPYLGCSAGSNIGGQNMKTTNDMPIVYPPSFDCMGLVPFNLNPHYLDPNPDLKHNGETRETRIKEFLTQNDLKVVGLREGNWIRRIGDRITVEGNELTRIFEKGKDPYEIEAGAEL, encoded by the coding sequence ATGAATATCATATTGGCTTCCACTTCCACACTTTTCGGAGGAGAATATCTGGAATATTTAAGAGAAGAATTAATTCAGTTATATAGCGGAATAGATGAAATAGTATTCATTCCTTTTGCGAGACCAAGCGGAATTTCTCATAATGATTATACGGCAAAAGCACGCTCTTTTTTTGAAACCATCAACATAAAAGTGAAAGGTCTTCATGAGTTCGAAAATAAAATAGAAGCTTTAAATAATGCACAAGGATATTTTACAGGAGGCGGAAACACTTTTTTGCTGGTAAAAACTTTGCATGAAGAAGGAATAATGTCTGTTCTAAAGCAGAATATTGAAAACGGAAAACCCTATTTGGGATGCAGTGCGGGAAGCAATATCGGCGGACAAAATATGAAAACAACGAATGATATGCCAATTGTTTATCCGCCAAGTTTTGATTGCATGGGATTGGTTCCTTTTAATTTGAATCCACATTATTTAGATCCGAATCCTGATTTGAAGCATAATGGAGAAACAAGAGAAACAAGAATCAAAGAATTTTTAACGCAGAATGACCTAAAAGTTGTGGGGCTTCGTGAAGGAAACTGGATCAGAAGAATTGGAGACAGGATTACTGTTGAAGGCAACGAATTGACCCGGATTTTTGAAAAAGGTAAAGATCCTTACGAGATTGAGGCGGGTGCTGAACTGTAA
- a CDS encoding tetratricopeptide repeat protein gives MNTKSLILGLLFAGGLGLANGQTTQQADPQKTVQNTGNATIDGLKKQVEANPKDANALAKLATAYQEASDWTNAIDTWKKISVLLPDWAPSYYSQAYAYQSAKDDVNAKLAYEKYIATVKPEEVEQNKKNLAYAYFYLAFSEQKNNPDKAKEHIAKSLQYDPTNEDAVKLNKALNS, from the coding sequence ATGAACACAAAAAGTCTGATTTTAGGTTTATTATTCGCAGGAGGTTTAGGCTTGGCAAACGGCCAGACAACACAACAGGCAGATCCTCAGAAAACAGTTCAAAATACAGGTAACGCTACTATTGATGGTCTTAAAAAACAAGTTGAAGCCAATCCAAAAGATGCCAATGCCTTGGCAAAATTAGCCACTGCTTATCAGGAAGCTTCAGATTGGACCAATGCAATAGATACCTGGAAAAAAATATCTGTTTTACTTCCGGATTGGGCACCATCATATTATAGCCAGGCTTATGCTTATCAATCTGCAAAAGATGATGTAAATGCAAAACTTGCCTATGAAAAGTATATAGCAACAGTAAAACCAGAAGAGGTTGAACAGAATAAGAAAAACCTAGCGTATGCTTATTTTTATCTTGCCTTTTCTGAGCAGAAAAATAATCCAGATAAAGCAAAAGAGCATATTGCCAAATCCTTACAGTATGACCCTACTAACGAGGATGCTGTAAAATTGAATAAAGCTTTAAATTCATAG
- a CDS encoding YdeI/OmpD-associated family protein produces the protein MKNQFTAKLEIIGINPFVFLPEEILHEIFEASGRNKSPIPVKGTVNGKEYAQNLMKYLGEWRLYINMMMLKDSPKRIGEIIEISVEYDNLERTISIHPQLEKAIRENPVALKNFESLIPSRKAELIRYINNLKTEISIQRNIEKIIKHLHGETDFFGKKIN, from the coding sequence ATGAAAAATCAATTCACAGCAAAGCTGGAAATCATAGGAATCAACCCTTTTGTTTTTCTTCCCGAGGAAATTTTGCATGAAATTTTTGAAGCTTCCGGAAGAAATAAAAGCCCGATTCCGGTAAAAGGAACTGTAAACGGTAAAGAATACGCGCAGAATCTCATGAAATATCTTGGAGAATGGCGATTGTATATCAATATGATGATGCTCAAAGATTCTCCGAAAAGAATAGGGGAAATTATAGAAATCTCTGTTGAATACGATAATTTGGAGAGGACAATTTCCATTCATCCCCAATTGGAGAAAGCGATACGAGAAAATCCAGTGGCTTTAAAAAATTTTGAAAGTTTAATTCCTTCAAGGAAAGCAGAACTTATCCGCTATATCAATAATCTTAAAACTGAAATAAGTATTCAGAGAAATATAGAAAAGATTATAAAGCATTTGCATGGTGAAACTGATTTTTTCGGAAAGAAAATAAATTAA
- the fsa gene encoding fructose-6-phosphate aldolase, with protein MKFFIDTANLDQIKEAKDLGILDGVTTNPSLMAKEGIQGAEAIKNHYKAICEIVDGDISAEVLSTTYEEMIKEGEELAAIHSNIVVKIPMIKDGIKALKYFSDKGIKTNCTLIFSPGQALLAAKAGATYVSPFLGRLDDITTDGLNLIQEIRLIFDNYMYETEILAASIRHSMHIIDCAKIGADVITSPLPPILSLLKHPLTDSGLAQFIADSQKLA; from the coding sequence ATGAAATTTTTTATTGACACAGCCAATTTAGATCAGATTAAGGAAGCTAAAGACCTTGGAATTTTAGACGGGGTTACTACCAATCCTTCATTAATGGCAAAAGAAGGCATTCAGGGAGCTGAAGCGATCAAAAATCACTACAAAGCAATCTGCGAAATCGTAGACGGAGATATTTCAGCAGAAGTTCTTTCGACTACGTATGAAGAAATGATCAAAGAAGGGGAAGAATTGGCGGCAATCCACTCAAATATCGTGGTAAAAATTCCAATGATTAAGGATGGTATCAAAGCGTTAAAATATTTTTCTGATAAAGGGATCAAAACTAACTGTACACTGATTTTCTCTCCGGGACAGGCTCTTTTAGCAGCTAAAGCAGGGGCTACTTATGTTTCTCCTTTCTTGGGAAGATTAGATGATATTACTACTGACGGATTAAATTTAATTCAGGAAATCAGACTGATTTTTGATAATTATATGTACGAAACTGAAATTTTAGCAGCTTCTATCCGTCACTCCATGCATATTATCGACTGTGCGAAGATTGGTGCAGATGTAATCACTTCTCCACTGCCTCCGATCTTGAGCTTGTTGAAACACCCGTTAACAGACAGCGGATTGGCTCAGTTTATTGCAGATTCTCAGAAATTAGCTTAA
- a CDS encoding GLPGLI family protein: MKRIILGVFSFFSVFMLAQNQRFIYEYKFVADSTDRSKSDQEIMYLDIAKKGSKFYSRKSFTADSIREDRIAKNMHDFSGIDYGKISFAVEKSYPDYKVLFFNQLEVDHYKVNDQRKMDWKILPEKEKIGEFNAQKANVSFAGRQWTAWFVPDLPIQDGPYKFHGLPGMIIKVEDKTQSHSFVLKGIAKIPDNQEWKSDAEKKIFGNLFEVDPDKYKKQFVDYRNNPTKGMRQMMSGNTKVTIVDESGKPLDPEKMFREREKKAKEENAKNNNVLELYLLR, encoded by the coding sequence ATGAAGAGAATTATTTTGGGAGTTTTTTCTTTTTTTAGTGTTTTCATGCTGGCTCAGAATCAGCGTTTTATTTATGAATACAAATTTGTAGCAGACTCTACAGACAGAAGCAAATCTGATCAGGAGATCATGTATCTGGATATCGCTAAAAAAGGATCAAAATTTTATAGCAGAAAAAGCTTTACCGCAGATTCAATAAGAGAAGACAGAATCGCAAAAAATATGCATGATTTTAGCGGAATAGATTATGGGAAAATATCTTTCGCCGTTGAGAAATCATATCCTGACTATAAAGTTTTGTTTTTTAATCAATTAGAGGTGGATCATTATAAGGTAAATGACCAAAGAAAAATGGATTGGAAAATACTTCCTGAAAAAGAAAAAATTGGTGAGTTTAATGCCCAGAAAGCAAATGTAAGCTTTGCAGGGAGACAGTGGACTGCCTGGTTTGTACCCGATCTTCCTATTCAGGATGGACCCTATAAATTTCACGGACTGCCGGGAATGATTATTAAAGTAGAGGATAAAACCCAATCTCACTCTTTTGTTCTGAAAGGCATTGCAAAAATTCCCGATAATCAGGAATGGAAAAGTGATGCAGAAAAGAAAATATTCGGAAACCTGTTTGAAGTAGATCCGGATAAATATAAAAAGCAGTTTGTTGATTACAGAAATAATCCTACCAAAGGGATGCGACAGATGATGTCCGGAAATACGAAAGTAACTATTGTAGACGAAAGCGGAAAGCCTCTGGATCCCGAAAAAATGTTTAGAGAACGGGAAAAGAAAGCGAAAGAAGAAAATGCAAAAAACAATAATGTTCTTGAATTATATTTACTCAGATAA
- a CDS encoding GLPGLI family protein: MKKLLVFSCILIGMITNAQTNRFFYEYKFIPNSNDKTDIKTEMMYLDIDKNGSSYYSRDKYIADSTQRADLEKQIKTFSGNISINKREKPGQVSYRVTKSYPDFKTYLFRNISSDSYKIKEDKKPEWKIQSEKQKIGEYTAQKATTSFGGREWIAWFAGDLPFQDGPYTFYGLPGLIVKIEDTTGSHVMTLVGNKVLQSSKAEDKELSLPENIKLFGMGGKEIEVTKDQFKKAWKAYVNDPTKNMREMMMKNDGNTKMVFKTKTADGKEISDPNQVFREMEKRTKEGLAKNNNPIEPDLVN, from the coding sequence ATGAAAAAACTTTTAGTCTTTAGTTGTATTTTGATTGGAATGATTACCAATGCTCAGACCAACAGATTCTTTTATGAATATAAGTTTATACCTAACTCCAATGATAAAACGGATATAAAAACGGAAATGATGTATCTGGATATAGATAAAAACGGATCTTCTTATTACAGCCGTGACAAATATATTGCTGATTCCACGCAAAGGGCGGATCTGGAAAAACAGATCAAGACATTTTCAGGAAATATAAGCATCAATAAAAGAGAAAAACCGGGGCAGGTTTCTTATAGAGTAACCAAGTCTTATCCTGATTTCAAGACTTATCTTTTCAGAAATATTTCCAGCGATTCTTATAAAATAAAAGAAGATAAAAAGCCTGAATGGAAAATACAGTCTGAAAAACAAAAAATTGGAGAATACACAGCTCAGAAAGCCACTACAAGTTTTGGCGGTAGAGAATGGATTGCCTGGTTTGCCGGTGATCTTCCTTTCCAGGACGGACCGTACACTTTTTACGGATTACCGGGACTGATTGTTAAAATAGAAGATACAACAGGTTCTCATGTAATGACTCTGGTAGGGAATAAAGTCCTTCAAAGTAGTAAAGCTGAGGATAAGGAGCTGAGCTTACCAGAAAATATCAAATTATTCGGAATGGGAGGCAAAGAAATTGAAGTGACGAAAGATCAGTTTAAAAAAGCATGGAAAGCATACGTAAATGATCCTACAAAAAATATGAGGGAAATGATGATGAAAAACGATGGCAATACGAAAATGGTTTTTAAAACGAAAACAGCTGATGGGAAAGAGATTTCAGATCCAAACCAGGTGTTCAGGGAAATGGAAAAAAGAACCAAAGAAGGTTTAGCAAAAAATAATAATCCTATCGAACCGGACCTAGTAAATTAA
- a CDS encoding M56 family metallopeptidase, whose product MEALFYILKVIICSGVLLGYYYLSLKDKTFHHYNRFYLLFSILISLLLPLIRLEDFTIEVNQNIYMLIDTVQNFNPSENTNTHENLYYTVAFSVLGIISVYFLGKFIYGTFKIHELKTQFERENIEGINFYRTDLTDAPFSYFKNLFWKNSITLNSEIGKQILKHEMVHIEQKHTFDKIILEIITSVFWFNPFYHLIKREINLIHEYLADKKAVKQSDTKAFAQMLLASHFSGTELPATSPFLSSNLKKRLTMLQKSQTKFGYARRILALPVVFTVAFAYMVNAKNKEIAKTNLEIEKAVSQIKKDTIRPNANEDLFQEQLKKGELYNEALREDHERISKISEKISEKSAEIQKLVKAKKTETPEFEAKQNEIEALSDQIDEIVNSEKYKKNLKALEDHYSNVEKYYDSPEFKMKIAEAEKKAKEAEAMVNSPEFKRKIEEAEKEAKKAEAMVNSPEFKRKIKRIEKAARKAEKEAKKIGEAAQHDLETFYKDAEKKRQDAVKKSAEDKQKLTKTIELSRREYAFDEKFPKSRDYEKKPLTETEKELLKKEAKKIQDLHQNTPNKNNFAIFRIDNSLNKIVDVHGAEVKDENNKKSPVGKTALFMINVDVPELYVNGKKVSREEFMAYQSDPKDINLPANIKVFKVDRVAGSNNRSYAKRMEIITY is encoded by the coding sequence ATGGAAGCATTATTTTACATTCTAAAAGTGATTATCTGTTCAGGTGTTTTACTGGGATATTATTACCTTTCGCTGAAGGACAAAACTTTTCACCATTACAATAGGTTTTACCTGTTGTTTTCGATACTGATTTCTTTATTGCTTCCATTGATAAGGCTTGAAGATTTTACCATTGAGGTCAATCAGAATATCTATATGCTGATCGATACAGTGCAGAACTTTAATCCTTCTGAAAACACAAATACCCATGAAAACTTATATTATACAGTCGCTTTTTCAGTTTTAGGAATCATTTCCGTGTATTTTTTAGGGAAATTCATCTATGGAACCTTTAAAATACATGAACTGAAAACCCAATTTGAAAGAGAAAACATAGAAGGAATCAACTTCTACCGCACCGATCTTACGGATGCTCCTTTTTCTTACTTTAAGAACCTTTTCTGGAAGAATTCCATTACACTGAATTCAGAAATAGGAAAGCAGATTTTAAAGCATGAAATGGTTCATATCGAACAGAAGCACACCTTTGATAAGATCATTTTAGAAATCATTACTTCGGTATTCTGGTTCAACCCATTCTACCATTTGATAAAAAGAGAAATTAATTTAATCCACGAATATCTGGCTGATAAAAAAGCCGTGAAGCAATCGGACACCAAGGCATTTGCGCAGATGCTATTAGCAAGTCACTTTTCCGGAACAGAGTTACCTGCCACGAGTCCGTTTCTAAGTTCGAATCTAAAAAAACGATTAACAATGTTACAGAAATCACAGACAAAATTCGGTTATGCGCGAAGAATTTTAGCCTTACCGGTAGTATTCACAGTTGCTTTTGCTTATATGGTGAATGCCAAGAACAAAGAAATAGCCAAAACGAATCTTGAAATAGAGAAAGCAGTTTCCCAGATTAAAAAAGACACGATACGACCTAATGCGAATGAAGATCTTTTTCAGGAACAGCTGAAAAAAGGAGAACTTTATAATGAAGCGCTAAGAGAAGACCACGAGAGAATTAGTAAGATCAGTGAGAAAATCAGTGAAAAGAGTGCGGAAATTCAAAAGCTTGTAAAAGCTAAAAAAACAGAAACACCTGAATTTGAAGCCAAGCAAAATGAAATTGAAGCTTTATCTGATCAAATTGATGAAATTGTAAATTCAGAAAAGTATAAAAAGAATCTGAAAGCTCTTGAAGATCATTACAGCAATGTTGAAAAATACTATGATTCGCCTGAATTCAAAATGAAAATTGCTGAAGCAGAGAAGAAAGCTAAAGAAGCAGAAGCTATGGTCAACTCGCCTGAATTTAAAAGAAAGATAGAAGAAGCTGAAAAAGAGGCGAAAAAAGCAGAGGCTATGGTAAATTCTCCTGAATTTAAGAGAAAAATAAAAAGGATAGAAAAGGCTGCAAGAAAAGCAGAGAAGGAGGCGAAAAAAATAGGAGAAGCAGCACAACATGATTTGGAAACATTCTATAAAGATGCTGAGAAGAAAAGACAGGATGCCGTAAAAAAATCTGCTGAAGATAAACAGAAACTTACAAAAACGATAGAACTGAGTCGAAGAGAATATGCCTTTGATGAAAAGTTTCCTAAAAGCAGGGATTATGAAAAAAAGCCTTTGACTGAAACTGAAAAAGAACTACTGAAAAAAGAAGCAAAAAAAATACAGGATTTGCATCAAAATACACCTAACAAAAACAATTTTGCGATCTTTAGAATAGATAATAGCTTAAATAAGATTGTTGATGTACATGGCGCTGAAGTTAAAGATGAAAACAATAAAAAATCTCCTGTAGGAAAAACTGCTTTATTTATGATTAATGTTGATGTGCCTGAATTGTATGTCAATGGAAAAAAAGTAAGCAGAGAAGAATTTATGGCGTATCAAAGTGATCCAAAAGATATTAACTTGCCTGCGAACATCAAAGTTTTTAAAGTAGATCGTGTAGCAGGGAGCAACAATAGATCTTATGCTAAAAGAATGGAGATTATCACCTATTAA
- a CDS encoding M56 family metallopeptidase translates to MEALFYILKVMICSGVLLGYYYLSLKDKTFHHYNRFYLLFSILISLLLPLIRLEDFTIEVNQNIYMLIDTVQNFNPSENTNTHENLYYTVAFSVLGIISVYFLGKFIYGTFKIHELKTQFERENIEGINFYRTDLTDAPFSYFKNLFWKNSITLNSEIGKQILKHEMVHIEQKHTFDKIILEIITSVFWFNPFYHLIKREINLIHEYLADKKAVKQSDTRAFAQMLLASHFSGTELPATSPFLSSNLKKRLTMLQKSQTKFGYARRILALPVVFTVAFAYMVNAKNKEIAKTNLEIEKAVSQIKKDTIRPDSNKNESVRIYKKTNDEKKIAELGKKIEEKSKALKQLKPETKEFDKNVEEIAQLSGEIAKITNSEDFQKSLTKIKVNGKEMNVDEFFNSDQWKNQMKDLKNLKFEMPDLQKFEKGALFVVPTPPSPPNAPRVPQIKIFKFNDLKYPVYSKKAEREMKKARKLAEKAREAGEKARIQSEKARLENQKARWEGNKERIEGENRKAIAYDFKYTQPTAIKVTANSMRYSLDGSSFSASGVSKIDGDGVGVSRIYVNGKDAWDENMKVIIDGKEASKEDLKLMKGDQIESISIKKNTENGKMIGEISINMKKQKVKEDL, encoded by the coding sequence ATGGAAGCATTATTTTACATCTTAAAAGTGATGATCTGTTCAGGGGTTTTACTGGGATATTATTATCTCTCGCTCAAGGACAAAACTTTTCACCATTACAATAGGTTTTACCTGTTGTTTTCGATACTGATTTCTTTACTGCTTCCATTGATAAGGCTTGAAGATTTTACCATTGAGGTCAATCAGAATATCTATATGCTGATCGATACAGTGCAGAACTTTAATCCTTCAGAAAACACAAATACCCATGAAAACTTATATTATACAGTCGCTTTTTCAGTTTTAGGAATCATTTCCGTGTATTTTTTAGGGAAATTCATTTATGGAACCTTTAAAATACATGAACTGAAAACTCAATTTGAAAGAGAAAACATAGAAGGGATCAACTTCTACCGTACCGATCTTACTGATGCTCCTTTTTCTTACTTTAAAAACCTTTTCTGGAAGAATTCCATTACACTGAATTCAGAAATAGGAAAGCAGATTTTAAAGCATGAAATGGTTCATATTGAACAGAAGCACACCTTTGATAAGATCATTTTAGAAATCATTACCTCGGTATTCTGGTTCAATCCATTTTACCATTTGATCAAAAGAGAAATTAATTTAATCCACGAATATCTGGCTGATAAAAAAGCCGTGAAGCAATCGGACACCAGAGCATTTGCGCAGATGCTATTAGCAAGTCACTTTTCCGGAACAGAGTTACCTGCCACAAGTCCGTTTCTAAGTTCGAATCTAAAAAAACGCTTAACAATGTTACAGAAATCACAGACAAAATTCGGTTATGCGCGAAGAATTTTAGCCTTACCGGTAGTATTCACAGTAGCTTTTGCCTATATGGTAAATGCCAAGAACAAAGAAATAGCCAAAACGAATCTTGAAATAGAGAAAGCAGTTTCTCAAATCAAAAAAGACACAATACGACCTGATTCTAATAAAAATGAATCGGTTAGAATTTATAAAAAAACAAATGATGAGAAAAAAATTGCGGAATTGGGTAAAAAGATCGAAGAAAAAAGCAAAGCGCTTAAACAATTAAAGCCTGAAACTAAAGAATTCGATAAAAATGTAGAGGAAATAGCACAGCTTTCCGGAGAAATTGCAAAAATTACCAATTCAGAGGATTTTCAAAAATCATTAACCAAAATAAAGGTGAATGGCAAGGAAATGAATGTTGATGAATTCTTCAATTCGGATCAATGGAAAAACCAAATGAAGGATTTAAAAAATCTGAAATTTGAAATGCCTGATTTACAAAAGTTTGAAAAAGGAGCTTTATTCGTTGTTCCTACACCTCCAAGTCCACCGAATGCACCACGTGTTCCTCAAATTAAAATTTTTAAGTTCAATGATCTTAAATACCCGGTTTACAGCAAAAAGGCTGAAAGAGAGATGAAAAAAGCCAGAAAACTGGCTGAAAAAGCTAGAGAAGCCGGTGAAAAAGCAAGAATTCAGAGTGAAAAAGCGAGACTTGAAAATCAGAAAGCAAGATGGGAAGGAAATAAGGAGAGAATAGAAGGTGAAAATAGAAAAGCTATTGCCTATGATTTTAAATATACTCAACCCACTGCTATAAAAGTTACTGCAAACTCAATGAGATACAGCCTTGATGGAAGTAGTTTTTCAGCTTCAGGAGTTTCTAAAATTGATGGAGATGGTGTAGGTGTTTCCAGAATTTACGTTAATGGGAAAGATGCTTGGGATGAAAATATGAAAGTTATTATTGACGGAAAAGAAGCCTCAAAAGAAGATCTGAAATTAATGAAAGGAGACCAAATAGAATCTATCAGTATAAAAAAGAATACGGAAAACGGGAAAATGATAGGCGAAATTTCTATCAACATGAAAAAACAGAAAGTAAAAGAAGATTTATAG